A window of the Hordeum vulgare subsp. vulgare chromosome 5H, MorexV3_pseudomolecules_assembly, whole genome shotgun sequence genome harbors these coding sequences:
- the LOC123395839 gene encoding glutathione S-transferase U18-like, with product MSEPVVVVGGWASPFVTRVCIALRLKGVEYEFLQEAVGRKSELLLRSNPVYRKMPVLLHAGRPVCESLVILQYVDEAFSAAGKPILPADPYRRAVHRFWAEYADAKLHSPLRTLRGMVGGDKVDAAEQVSAALRQLEEAFVESSGGKPYFGGDDVGFLDIVVGSYIGWFGAAERIAGLPVLDQARTPRLAAWAVRFCAHEAVGELVPDAARLVEFGEVLRAAMAANASYRP from the exons atgtcGGAGCCGGTGGTGGTTGTGGGCGGGTGGGCGAGCCCGTTCGTGACGCGAGTGTGCATCGCGCTCAGGCTCAAGGGCGTGGAGTACGAGTTCCTCCAGGAAGCGGTGGGCAGGAAGAGCGAGCTGCTGCTCAGGTCCAACCCCGTGTACAGGAAGATGCCCGTGCTCCTCCACGCCGGTCGCCCCGTCTGCGAGTCCCTGGTCATCCTGCAGTACGTCGACGAAGCTTTCTCCGCCGCCGGGAAGCCCATCCTCCCGGCCGACCCCTACCGCCGCGCCGTCCACCGGTTCTGGGCAGAGTATGCCGACGCCAAG CTCCATTCACCGCTTCGGACGCTGAGAGGTATGGTCGGCGGCGACAAGGTCGACGCCGCGGAGCAGGTGTCCGCCGCGCTCCGGCAGCTCGAGGAGGCCTTCGTGGAGTCCAGCGGCGGGAAGCCCTATTTCGGTGGGGATGATGTCGGCTTCCTGGACATCGTCGTTGGCTCCTACATCGGGTGGTTCGGAGCCGCGGAGAGGATCGCTGGTCTTCCCGTCCTCGACCAGGCGAGAACGCCGCGGCTGGCGGCCTGGGCGGTGCGGTTCTGCGCGCACGAGGCCGTCGGGGAGCTCGTGCCCGACGCCGCCAGGCTCGTTGAGTTCGGAGAGGTGCTCCGAGCGGCAATGGCGGCCAACGCTTCCTACCGGCCGTGA